In Burkholderia gladioli, a genomic segment contains:
- a CDS encoding SphA family protein, with translation MLITLSRSTLAAAVGIALFSQCVPGNTEELPADLAQLGTMTFGAGNLPPAGASAIGARVVLYDFTKIADQNGAMRAPLKTLDATAVGAAVSLLHMTHWSFLGADYGMQVVLPYLNASASSTIAAGPRTISAEGHFSQLLNATVAPIVLQWRDPTRTYNQNFILDVQIPLGTYQGSNPLNGATDAYAIRPKYTFTYLSKGGFEVTAAVSVEYDFKNRHEDYQTGVIGTVNAAVGQHIGDFTVGLSGYALKQFNGDQINGKLAPNDGRKAQVFALGPAVAYRDPNKRLGPVVSLKYLREFGARNRSQGNSFWLVVGYPFE, from the coding sequence GTGTTAATCACTCTGAGCCGCTCTACGTTAGCGGCTGCGGTCGGTATTGCGCTTTTCTCACAGTGCGTGCCTGGCAACACCGAGGAGTTGCCCGCTGACCTCGCGCAGTTAGGCACAATGACCTTCGGCGCCGGTAATCTGCCACCGGCCGGCGCTTCGGCAATCGGTGCGCGTGTGGTGCTTTACGACTTTACAAAGATTGCGGACCAGAACGGCGCCATGCGCGCCCCGCTCAAGACGCTGGATGCCACCGCTGTGGGTGCGGCCGTGTCACTGTTGCACATGACGCACTGGTCGTTTCTTGGCGCCGACTACGGCATGCAGGTCGTGCTGCCCTACCTCAACGCGTCAGCCTCATCTACGATTGCCGCGGGTCCTCGAACGATCAGCGCTGAAGGACACTTCTCCCAGCTTCTCAACGCCACGGTGGCGCCGATTGTTCTGCAATGGCGCGACCCCACCCGCACCTACAATCAGAATTTCATCCTCGACGTGCAGATCCCGTTGGGCACTTATCAGGGCTCCAACCCGCTGAACGGGGCGACCGACGCCTATGCGATCCGACCGAAATATACCTTTACCTATCTGAGTAAAGGTGGGTTCGAGGTTACGGCAGCCGTCTCCGTGGAGTACGATTTCAAGAACCGACATGAAGACTACCAGACGGGTGTGATCGGGACGGTCAATGCGGCAGTCGGACAACATATTGGAGACTTCACAGTCGGTCTTTCGGGCTACGCGCTCAAACAGTTCAATGGAGACCAGATAAACGGCAAGCTTGCGCCTAACGACGGTCGCAAAGCTCAGGTATTTGCTTTAGGCCCGGCGGTAGCCTACCGCGATCCGAATAAGCGGCTTGGCCCTGTCGTTAGTCTGAAGTACCTGCGCGAATTTGGCGCGCGCAACAGAAGCCAGGGTAATTCATTCTGGCTCGTCGTGGGATACCCATTCGAGTAG
- a CDS encoding MarR family winged helix-turn-helix transcriptional regulator: MSTIRSKKHSFAGSRLTDIILEIFKTNLALLSAGTEITHDSGLSSVRWQIMAAVRDGGKTAAQIGRELGMSRQITLWNAQFLADQGYITFEDNPGHRRAGLIVLTPHGESTLAEITRNQIAWSNSLAQHFEPDELDATLKVLTALREHLR; the protein is encoded by the coding sequence ATGTCGACCATCAGATCAAAAAAACATAGCTTTGCGGGCAGCAGACTTACCGACATCATTCTTGAAATCTTCAAGACCAACCTTGCCCTGCTCAGCGCTGGCACCGAGATCACCCACGACAGCGGGCTGAGTTCCGTACGCTGGCAGATCATGGCAGCAGTACGAGACGGTGGAAAAACCGCCGCACAGATCGGCCGGGAACTCGGCATGTCGCGTCAGATCACGTTGTGGAATGCACAGTTTCTCGCCGACCAGGGCTATATCACATTCGAAGACAATCCTGGGCATCGACGAGCCGGACTCATTGTCCTCACTCCACACGGTGAATCCACGCTGGCCGAAATTACGCGCAATCAGATTGCATGGTCGAACTCGCTTGCACAACACTTTGAGCCAGACGAGCTCGACGCCACTCTCAAGGTACTCACTGCACTGCGGGAGCACTTGCGCTAA
- a CDS encoding LysR family transcriptional regulator yields MDNIDLKHLLVFDEVYRTASISRAAENLDMGQSAVSMVLAKFRKHYNDPLFVRTADGMQPTPLADDIVSPLRQATAALRSTLLHRATFDPSSSQRMFGLCMTDIGQRVMMPRLLEHLQKVAPGVRLDLRYTSDRTACQLESGEIDLAIGFLTQLDAAIYQQQLFTDRFVCIVNKDHGRLHGTAISLDEFERESHLIVATQGTGHVIVDETIARNNIKRKVGLRIPNFLGVISNIVCTDYVAIVPERFARIVADTNPIKILELPFKVPSYRVMQHWHERYARDPAIIWLRDTLGTLFRE; encoded by the coding sequence GTGGACAACATCGACCTGAAACACCTCCTGGTTTTTGATGAGGTCTATCGCACCGCAAGCATTTCGCGCGCAGCAGAGAACCTTGACATGGGTCAATCAGCGGTGAGTATGGTTCTCGCGAAATTTCGCAAGCACTATAACGATCCTCTCTTTGTTCGGACAGCAGACGGAATGCAGCCAACGCCTCTGGCTGACGACATAGTGAGCCCTTTGCGCCAGGCAACGGCCGCACTCAGATCGACGTTGCTACATCGCGCAACGTTCGACCCGTCGAGTTCGCAACGGATGTTTGGCCTCTGTATGACCGATATCGGCCAACGCGTCATGATGCCTCGTCTGCTCGAGCATCTTCAGAAAGTGGCGCCCGGGGTTAGGCTGGACCTCCGGTACACGTCCGACCGTACCGCGTGCCAACTGGAATCTGGCGAGATTGATCTGGCTATCGGGTTTCTAACACAGTTGGACGCAGCGATTTATCAGCAGCAACTCTTTACTGACAGATTTGTCTGCATTGTGAATAAGGATCATGGCCGACTCCATGGCACTGCCATATCCCTGGATGAGTTCGAACGTGAATCGCATCTCATAGTAGCCACGCAAGGAACCGGCCACGTCATTGTTGATGAGACAATAGCGCGCAACAACATCAAACGAAAGGTCGGTTTGCGGATTCCGAACTTTCTTGGCGTTATTTCCAATATCGTCTGCACAGACTATGTGGCCATCGTCCCTGAGCGTTTTGCGCGTATTGTTGCCGATACAAATCCTATAAAGATACTGGAACTGCCGTTTAAAGTGCCGAGCTACCGGGTGATGCAGCACTGGCATGAGCGATATGCACGAGACCCCGCGATCATCTGGCTACGCGACACCCTTGGAACCTTGTTTCGTGAATAG